Proteins encoded by one window of Acaryochloris thomasi RCC1774:
- a CDS encoding OsmC family protein: MQTQQAQTLNGFDLNELEELSGAIATNPLQAKLTFQVSSAWVDGPRSISHVKSFDWGSETYDRDFTLVIDEPKEIGGSNLGPNPQEVLLSAINSCILATFTELCTAYGIRLEKAEIKSSGYLDLRGFFGLDPSIVPGCQSLYWTLIVKGDATAKQFQEIYEMTLMASPNLWNMANPVSIVPQIQIEA, from the coding sequence ATGCAAACTCAACAAGCACAGACTCTCAATGGTTTTGATCTCAATGAACTCGAAGAGTTATCGGGTGCGATCGCAACCAATCCCCTCCAGGCCAAGCTAACCTTCCAGGTCTCAAGCGCCTGGGTCGACGGTCCCCGTTCTATCTCTCACGTCAAGTCCTTTGATTGGGGCAGTGAAACCTATGATCGCGATTTCACCCTGGTGATTGATGAGCCAAAAGAAATCGGTGGCTCAAACTTGGGCCCCAATCCCCAAGAGGTGCTGCTATCGGCAATTAATTCCTGCATTCTGGCAACCTTCACTGAGCTTTGCACCGCCTACGGAATTCGCCTAGAGAAGGCAGAGATTAAAAGCAGCGGGTATTTAGACCTGCGTGGATTCTTTGGACTCGATCCCAGTATTGTCCCTGGTTGTCAGTCACTGTATTGGACACTGATCGTCAAAGGAGACGCAACCGCTAAACAGTTCCAAGAGATCTATGAGATGACCCTGATGGCTTCGCCCAACCTATGGAATATGGCCAACCCTGTAAGTATCGTGCCTCAGATTCAGATCGAAGCATAG